agtgcagctctttcaaaatgggggtgatatgttcccaacgggcagctccggataaaaccctagctgccacgttttgcactagctgcagtttccggatattcttcaagggcagccccacgtagagcgcgttacagtaatccagccgcgacgtgactaaggcgtgggtaaccgtggccagatctgccttctcgagaaagggacgcagctggcgcaccagccgaagccgtgcaaaggcacccctggccaccgcctccacctgagcttccaaaagcagagccgggtccagtagtacccccaagctgcgtacttgctccttcaaggggagtgcaaccccatccagaaccggtaaaatctcctcatcccgattggctctcctactgaccaacagtacctccgtcttatccggattcaatttcagtctgttagcccacatccaacccatcacggcctccagcccccgattcaggacatccaccgcctccctaggatcagatgacaaggagagatagagctgagtgtcatccgcatattgctgacaactcagtccaaatctccggatgacctctcccagcggcttcatgtagatgttaaacagcatgggggacaagaccgatccctgcgggaccccacaggccaacggccacggggccgagcagtagtcccccagcaccaccttctgaaccctcccctcaagaaaggaccgaaaccactgcaacgcagtgcctccgattcccatactcgagaggcggcccagaaggataccatggtcgatggtatcgaacgccgccgagaggtccagcagaaccaacagggacgcactccccctgtctagttcccggcgtaggtcatccactagggcgaccaaggcagtctcagtcccatacccggggcggaagccagattgaaaagggtccagataatccgtatcatccaagaccctctgcagctgggacgccaccacacgctccatcaccttgcccaaaaaggggaggttagacacaggtctatagctgtccaggctggagggatcaagggagggcttttttaatagaggtcttaccaccgcctccttaaggcacgatgggatcctgccctcccttaatgaagcattaacgatcacctccagccatctacctgtcccctccctggcagcttttattagccatgaagggcaagggtcaagagcgcacgaagttgcccgcacactgcccaggatcttgtccacatcctcaggccgcaccaaccgaaaagaatccaacacaacgggaccagatggtaccaaaggcacgtctgccggaactgccaaaactctggagtccaggtcagcacggatgcaagcgactttatctgcaaagcgacaggcaaaccgatcacaaagagctgtagatggctcctcccccattgtctggggggatgtgtggagcaaggttttcaccacacgaaacagctctgtttgtctgcactgagcagacgcaatggaggcggagaaaaagcatttcttcgccgcccccaccgccacggcatagtccctaaaatgggctctagcccgtgttcggtcggattcgtgacgactcttcctccagcgtcgttccagccgtcgcctgagttgcttcatcgccctaagctccgaggaaaaccaaggagccgaacgggctccaccaagccggagagggcgcttgggggcaaccgtgtcaacagcccgggccatctctccattccagagatcaaccaaggcctcgacagggtcaccagctctggacactggaaactccccgagggccgtctgaaatccaagcggatccataagcctccgggggcggaccatcttaatcggcccaccacccctgcagagggtagacggagcagtcaaactaaaccccaccaggtgatgatctgtccatgacaagggagtggtctcagattcccccacctccagatcatttatttcccggtcggcaaaaaccagatccagagtgtgtcccgccacatgggtagggcccgataccaattgagacaggcccatggttgccatggaggccatgaaatcctgagctgcacccactaggggagcctcagcgtggacattgaaatcccccaaaacaataagcctgggggaacccaaagccacctccgagaccacccccgccagctcaggtagggagactgaagtgcagcggggtggtcggtacaccagcagaatccccagcctatctcggaggcccaccctcaaggacaaacactcaaaattctgagattgcctgaccgggcacctggaaacgggaagagtctcacgaaagatgactgcaacgcctcctccccgaccctcgaggcggggctgctgcacgatctggaaacctggaggacaaagctgagagagaccaaccccgcccagcggatccaaccaggtctccgtcacgcataccaggtcagcatgctcatccacaatcagatcgtggataagagatgtttttgtgttaactgacctggcattcagcagcagcaccctaatcctcgaaggagtgttcccagagctccctagggtcagagggttgggagaagggccggaaaaaggaacaggcctcaattgcctggaccgatttcccctgtaatggcctgccgaactcccaccgccatacctccctctgcccgctacccgtgatattgccgcccccactccagacccactttttcgctcccccaggcacatctccccagaataaaccaccacggcttcttggcttaataaaaaaccaagaccagacttgcgtgatctcctgctagcttcttgattgtgggaagacagatcttcagggcagaaggaaaggatcttcagggccccaggcagctcaccccacggctgagagccacaaggacgagagcccttgtgctctcgcccttcggctcacgccaagaggctcacgcccctggcccagcctgagctttaaagcagcagagtcagccccacagatggaacacacctgaagaaaggtagggcagaagcagaaacacaaaaCTCTTGCCTACCCGCTGTACCAATGATGGAATAGAGACACACAATAGGTTTTCCTGCTGTTGTATatcttttagttttagtttttttaaatttttgatgcTTTATTGTGTTGTTCTGAGATATTTCTAAGATGAACTCTGATAAAAGTCCTTGAAACAAATAAGAGTAGGGGCTTTCATTATGGCACTAGCATTCATGTTTTGTAGAGCTGCCATATTAATAAATAACACAAGAAAGGCTGCAGCAAATGGCCCAGCCTTGGTCTGCATGTCCCTCTCTCCCATTTTCTTGACCAACATTCACACAACAATCATGCACATACTGAATATATGGAATGAGCAATAGGATTACACATCCTTGCCCTGACCTCTACATGATCTACCAAAGGTCACAACAGGGCTCATACATGTACAACTATATGTGCAAAAATGCTCTGTGCAAGTACTTGGAGACCACATGATTCTGCAATAGTGGCTTGGAATTAGGGATGTATCTGAAGTACTTTTAAAGTTGCTTTCAGTATTTTTTGCAGCCAAACACAGATTTATGATAAGCAATTTAACTGAAGATCGTATGTCTGATCGCTTAAACCGTGTAAGGGGCTGGCAAAAGGCGGAGCTTAAATTGATTTAAACTCTCTATAAATCCACCTGGCCAACAGAGACAGAGGTAATGGAGCTCATTAGCAGGGACTCTGGGACCCACCAGATCAACGGAAGGACAGCCAGAAACAACCAGACAGTAAAGCCTGGAGCAGAGATTATTTGGCATTATTTCATAAGTGGTCTGCCAAGTGTTCATTTATTGAAGGTTTCATGTGTCAGTAATACAAttaagtctgtctgtctgtctgtctgtctgtttgtgtaGGAAGCCCTAGCTGGTTCAGGGGTAGGGCTTCATGTCTGGCAGGGCTCACCTGTGAAGGAGAACTCAGGTGAGATCCAGGAAGGTGGAAGAGGTGGATTTCAGAACACCCTCCAGTGAGAAATAGTGGGGTGACTAACAGAAAAGGGGAAGGCTGTTTCTTTAGGTTCCCTGGGAAGGTGAGAAGTCTTGCAGAAAATTAATCACATCCAGCCATGAAAGAAACAACCCAAACATACTGTAGGAGAGAAGATACAGCTGATGCTGAGAAAAGTAATATGCAATAAAAGAAACACTACAGCAGCAAGCACTTGCCTCATTTAACTATGCATCTTTTAGCAGCCTTTGATGGACTACCCTCTAAGAGATGAAGCCATCACAGAGGTCAAAACAAACTTTGTACCATAGAGTTGTCAGTGTACATAAGTGTTGTGCAAGTGTGGCTATTTCTgtgcactgaaattgcgtcccatCCATTTTCATATAACGCTTGAACTAGCTGATGCATCAGATTTGCGGCACAGCCAAAGATGTTCTATATTGCACATGGAGGAGCTGGCTGTGGCTTCACCCTCATCATTCAGATATGCACAGTTTCCTCCATCACCAATCACCTGCAACCTGCAACACAAACAGCACAAAGCTGGAATCAAGCAAGGCTTGTTTCCCTGACAGCATCAGAGAGGGATCTTGCTATTCTTGGATAATGTACTAATAGAAGCACAAATAGGCAGGTTTCATTTGACGTGTTAACCatgtatcttttttttttctggTGACATGTTCTTGAGCAGGATCCTTGATGAAAAATTGAAGCTGCTCTAtaagactattagtccatctatAAGACTATTAGCCCCAGTCCTGCCTTGTTCTGAtcagcagcaactctccaagatcTCAAGCATAGGTTTCCCCCCATATTTGTATTATGGTACCATGAACTGAATTTAGGACCTCCCTCTGTATTCAAAGCAGGTGCTTTGCCATTAAGACACTAGCAACACAAATCAATGTCCTGCTCATAGATCTTCCCAGGAAAATACTCCCATGTTCCACAAATATTTGCCTCTGTGATCATGTCAGAAAGTCATAGCATTAAACACACGATGTGATGCCGGAATTCAACTTGACCAACCAGTGAAACTCTTCTGAAAAAGCCAAGATGACGAACCATTAATAGCAAAGGCCTGTTGTGGTGGCTTGTATTTCACGGGGCTGGTTAGGATGATATTTTGCCCAACCCACTAGCCTGCTCCACGTGATAAAGATGTTGCATGTGTGTCTGCAGCGTTTTTCCccagtgggagggtgggggaacaaAATAGGATTGCACATGTGTGGACTGCACTATAATTCAGGACTAACATGAGATACAACCCAACAAATATATTAAAGTTATAGACCTTCATTGATACAGCATGTAATACTAATTCTCTCACATTTTCTTAGTGGGACAGGGGAAGGAAACAGATGGAAGCTTTGTATTTCTAAACTAGTGTTTATTGAAGCTTCATGAAAGAGTGATAGAGATAAATAGATAAACCGTTATGTCTTAGCGTAAGTTCACATTCACCCCAATCATATACAATGCAGCAAGAAAAACTCTgcatgcttccccacccccattccacaTTACTAACAGGGAAATGCACATCATTACAGCAGAACATGAGCTAAGCTGTAGTAtattagggctgcacaactttggccctccagcggatgttggactacaactcccataatccctgactattgtggctggggatgatgggagctgtattccaaaaacagctggagggtcaaaggtATGGGATGAGGAGAACCCAACACATGGCTGTCATTTTCAGATATTGCACCCGATCCCAATTTCAGAAACAGGATCCATCCAATTATCAATAAATTTCAGGCCTGACCAAGGTagactaataaaataaataagtctcACTACTGTAGACGAAAGGGAAGGAGGACTCACACTGAATTATCTCCATTGATCCATTTCCATGGTTGTCCTTTCTCTCTTCTGAGGCCAATCCAGTAGGAACTTTTGCCTTTGTATTTCATGACAAAAtcctttaaagaaaacaaaggtgGAACTGAAAATGTAGGAACTGAGCATTTCCCCCCTACACCTAACGATGTTGATGGAATAAAAGGTCCACTTGGCCTTTTACAATCTGTGACTTAAATTCTGTGCAGAGAGCCACCAGTCTAAGGGAGAGGGGCGCTTGCTGCTTCCATGGCACCCTAAGGCTCCCCTGGACTGCTTCCAAaggtggggaggctctgtgcCAATAATAAGCAATGCATCATCACACTTGCAACAGTAGTTCtactgggagtgatgggagaaGAATAACAAGTGCAATGACACACAGAGCCTCCCTGCCTTCAGAAGCAGTGCTGGCAAGCAGTCACAACTGCTGCAGGTGCTGCGGGGGGCAACAAatggcacctttaagtgtaaattggtaggtgctcttcccagcagtGGCACACCGTCCAGTACCTGCTGCGGTAATCAGCTCTGCcattcagctggcctctgcacatgcatggaggccatttgttggCCATGCAACAagtggccagctgagtggtggagctgatcctccaCCCCAGCAGGTACTGGGCAGTGTgccactgctgggaagagctttcaggtgtggtggtacgggaggtaagcacctactaaattacacttaaaggtgcctcctgccgccccccgcaccagctgccactgctggcaAGGTGCAGAGTGCTGCAGAAGGAGCAAGTACTCCTATCCATTGGATCGACAGTTCTCTGCGCAGAATGTAAGTCAGTGATTTCTACCACTGGCATTTAGACTTCGCCAATATGTTCATGATGAGCTAAATGTTTACagttaaggtttttttaaaaaaaaagttcctcATTTTACATGTCACCACAGAAGCAGCTTTAGTTCCTTCATGCTGCCTTAGGGCTGAGTATGGTAACCCATAAAgcaacattaggaacataggaagctgccatatactgagtcagaccattggtctgtctagctcagtattg
Above is a window of Hemicordylus capensis ecotype Gifberg chromosome 2, rHemCap1.1.pri, whole genome shotgun sequence DNA encoding:
- the LOC128343958 gene encoding C-type lectin domain family 2 member D-like, which translates into the protein MRIAKSKKPHSIVLVRKPSHDVAAHRGPPCPRYWNWYEGNCYYFSKEEKDWSSSQKFCAAHNASLARIESEDMDFVMKYKGKSSYWIGLRREKGQPWKWINGDNSVLQVIGDGGNCAYLNDEGEATASSSMCNIEHLWLCRKSDASASSSVI